In Oryza glaberrima chromosome 8, OglaRS2, whole genome shotgun sequence, the following are encoded in one genomic region:
- the LOC127783055 gene encoding uncharacterized protein LOC127783055, translated as MKNIWGDWDEAYVRLPTLLNAIKAKNPTMHYVVEPHPERSRPVDGVMRRVFGRAAWIFGQCVEAFNHMRPVIAIDGTFLTGKFQGTLLTAIGSNAGLQLVPLAFALVEREDNYNWEWFISMIRRCLIGPNREVCIISDRHQGILQSINIVIPGHRPVHHRWCMCHLCANFYSAGATQIQMKDLECICQINEKSEFEKEVKHLVDFLEPRPKKWLLDIMPQRHKWARTCDPGGRRFGFMTSNMAESFNNVLRGIRRLPVIAIVAYTFSKCNTWFVDRHKFVTATLQKREKWPKRIKKELDI; from the coding sequence ATGAAGAACATATGGGGAGATTGGGATGAGGCATATGTTCGGCTCCCAACGCTTCTAAATGCTATTAAGGCTAAGAACCCCACAATGCATTATGTTGTTGAGCCTCACCCAGAGAGGTCGAGGCCAGTTGATGGGGTAATGAGACGTGTATTTGGGCGTGCCGCATGGATCTTTGGGCAGTGTGTGGAGGCCTTCAACCACATGCGTCCAGTGATAGCAATTGACGGTACCTTCTTGACAGGGAAATTTCAAGGTACTTTGCTGACAGCAATTGGTTCTAATGCGGGTTTGCAACTAGTCCCCCTAGCCTTTGCTCTAGTAGAGAGGGAGGATAACTACAACTGGGAGTGGTTCATCAGTATGATTAGGAGATGCTTGATAGGACCCAACAGAGAAGTGTGCATCATCTCAGATAGACACCAAGGCATCCTACAGTCAATCAACATTGTCATCCCAGGTCACCGTCCAGTACATCACAGATGGTGTATGTGTCACTTGTGCGCTAACTTCTACAGTGCTGGTGCAACTCAAATTCAGATGAAGGATCTAGAGTGCATTTGTCAAATAAATGAGAAGTCTGAGTTCGAGAAGGAGGTGAAGCACCTCGTTGATTTCCTTGAGCCTCGACCAAAAAAGTGGCTTCTAGACATTATGCCACAGAGGCACAAGTGGGCACGGACCTGTGATCCTGGAGGTCGTAGATTCGGCTTCATGACGAGCAACATGGCAGAGAGTTTCAACAATGTGCTCAGAGGCATTCGTAGGCTACCAGTAATAGCCATCGTGGCATACACGTTCAGCAAGTGCAATACGTGGTTTGTTGATAGGCATAAGTTCGTGACAGCTACATTACAAAAGCGTGAGAAGTGGCCGAAAAGAATTAAGAAGGAGCTTGACATATAG
- the LOC127781312 gene encoding pterocarpan synthase 1-like — protein MATPSHSLIFLFLCLPAVLVKANILGDIYPCPCKCSQENETSLHMYLHQFPALPGVPNRNEYGVINSTEPIGFGQMYVHDWLLTIGTSANENAVGRLQGFHLQAGQTTTSWYMAHTMVFSDGSFAGSTIEVSGLLGVKPNGQWSITGGTGTFASAHGTIKFTNSQSSTATDDIRELDIHVFHTPEAVVSTPH, from the exons ATGGCTACTCCCTCTCATTCCTTGATTTTTCTCTTCCTATGCCTGCCAGCAGTCCTGGTCAAGGCCAACATCCTTGGAGACATCTATCCATGTCCATGCAAGTGTTCCCAGGAGAATGAGACTAGCCTTCACATGTACTTGCACCAGTTCCCTGCTTTGCCAGGTGTTCCAAACCGGAACGAATATGGGGTGATAAACTCAACAGAACCTATAGGGTTTGGCCAGATGTATGTTCATGATTGGCTTCTCACCATAGGAACCAGTGCAAACGAAAATGCTGTTGGACGTCTACAAGGCTTTCATCTCCAAGCTGGTCAAACCACCACCAGCTGGTACATGGCTCACACCATGGTGTTCAGCGATGGCAG TTTTGCAGGGTCCACAATTGAGGTGTCTGGGCTCTTGGGTGTCAAACCCAATGGTCAGTGGTCCATTACGGGTGGGACTGGAACATTTGCTAGTGCGCATGGAACTATCAAGTTTACGAATTCCCAGAGTAGCACTGCCACCGATGACATAAGAGAGCTTGATATTCATGTATTCCACACTCCCGAGGCAGTGGTAAGTACTCCCCATTAG
- the LOC127782971 gene encoding uncharacterized protein LOC127782971 — protein MSSYGSGFHNSVPPQQGTTFYGSSYGGNNSQSTASSYHNGSSKSTTGRVPSQQYSDYKSNTADQYSYYYNSISSGQGQQLGGVGYYDKQPSKGTTKRYPSLKG, from the exons ATGTCGTCGTACGGATCAG GATTTCATAACTCAGTGCCTCCCCAGCAGGGAACAACATTCTATGGATCTTCCTATGGAGGAAATAACTCGCAATCAACGGCTTCATCGTACCACAatg GATCATCGAAAAGCACCACAGGAAGAGTGCCTTCGCAGCAATATTCAGATTACAAGTCGAACACTGCAGACCAGTACTCCTACTACTATAACAGCATAAGCAGCGGCCAAGGCCAGCAGCTGGGAGGTGTTGGCTACTACGACAAGCAGCCAA GCAAGGGCACGACTAAGAGGTATCCGTCACTCAAGGGCTGA